From one Henriciella marina DSM 19595 genomic stretch:
- a CDS encoding alpha/beta hydrolase, producing the protein MADTTSQARYFELLGRAYEVPLESTGFESFLDAAHDFFCADPETGKVPDDVVTFQSDVLDDHTRRLERIFDVALRAERQDAETDAHYHSVLTIMPGSDRVHGNAAAIALLGCSLPLALDDLPLDREALAQISECLSAPGSDERIILATVEADEPKPCLALVQPPAGEDSEARISLSFVHWSDGLITRLGRALGLTESETEVLQGHLENRKPREIATDRGRSPETVKAQAKSILRKTGCVRMTDVARLAASIAYLLRKMPDSGAPSLSHWTTPVANLHQIMREGRKLSYYRHGHPGSRATVLFSHALIQGPFFAPAFLARLEAADVSLLAPSRPGYGYTSPPKTEAGFESAAIEDALAVLEAEDAGEVHVVGHQLGTSHAFRIANALGPRAKSLILINGGIPLNETHYASMDRRVRFAAMATRHAPAILKMTKLLAIRSFRKKGIREFLVDRYTKSDWDMRALKMPGVMELHAQGTFHACEQDGIPFFLDEASKHSDWTADALAATCPQFWLQPEECSILDPDAVRTFVSGLRGARFETEPGAGAIMLYQRPERVANFILDVIGNASVPVEAETA; encoded by the coding sequence ATGGCTGACACGACATCGCAAGCGCGATACTTCGAGCTGCTGGGACGCGCCTATGAGGTGCCGCTCGAGAGCACCGGCTTTGAATCCTTTCTGGATGCCGCGCATGATTTCTTCTGCGCCGACCCTGAAACAGGGAAAGTCCCCGATGATGTCGTCACCTTTCAGTCGGACGTATTGGACGACCATACGCGGCGGCTGGAGCGGATTTTCGATGTCGCCCTTCGCGCCGAGCGCCAGGACGCCGAGACCGATGCGCATTATCACAGTGTCCTGACAATCATGCCTGGCAGCGACCGGGTTCATGGGAATGCCGCGGCCATCGCGCTGCTTGGCTGCAGCCTGCCGCTGGCGCTGGATGATCTGCCGCTGGACCGTGAGGCGCTGGCGCAAATTTCCGAATGCCTGTCTGCGCCGGGGTCCGATGAGCGGATCATACTCGCGACGGTGGAGGCCGACGAACCAAAGCCCTGTCTGGCGTTGGTCCAGCCGCCCGCAGGTGAAGACAGCGAGGCGCGGATCTCCCTGTCTTTCGTCCACTGGTCGGACGGGCTGATCACACGGCTTGGCCGGGCGCTTGGCCTTACCGAGTCCGAGACAGAAGTCCTGCAGGGGCATCTGGAGAACAGGAAGCCGCGCGAGATTGCGACCGACCGGGGACGCTCGCCCGAAACGGTGAAAGCGCAGGCCAAATCCATCCTCAGGAAAACCGGCTGCGTACGCATGACCGACGTGGCCCGGCTGGCGGCGAGCATTGCCTACCTCTTGCGCAAGATGCCGGACAGCGGCGCGCCGAGCCTCTCTCACTGGACGACACCGGTCGCCAATCTGCACCAGATCATGCGCGAGGGGCGCAAGCTTTCCTATTACAGGCATGGCCACCCCGGCAGCCGCGCGACGGTCCTCTTTTCGCATGCGCTTATACAGGGCCCCTTCTTTGCGCCGGCGTTTCTTGCCCGGCTGGAGGCGGCAGATGTCAGCCTTCTGGCGCCCTCCCGGCCGGGCTATGGCTATACCTCTCCGCCGAAGACGGAGGCAGGATTTGAGAGCGCAGCCATTGAAGATGCGCTAGCTGTGCTGGAGGCCGAAGATGCGGGCGAGGTTCATGTCGTCGGCCATCAGCTGGGCACCAGCCACGCCTTCCGGATCGCCAATGCGCTGGGGCCGCGCGCAAAATCGCTGATCCTGATCAATGGCGGCATCCCGCTGAACGAGACCCATTATGCCAGCATGGACAGGCGGGTGCGGTTTGCCGCGATGGCCACTCGCCATGCCCCGGCGATCCTGAAGATGACCAAGCTGCTGGCTATTCGCAGTTTCCGCAAAAAGGGCATCCGCGAATTCCTTGTCGACCGGTACACCAAGTCTGACTGGGACATGCGTGCCCTCAAGATGCCGGGCGTCATGGAGTTACATGCCCAGGGCACATTCCACGCCTGCGAGCAGGACGGCATTCCGTTCTTCCTGGACGAGGCGTCAAAGCATTCTGACTGGACCGCAGACGCATTGGCGGCCACCTGCCCGCAATTCTGGCTACAGCCGGAGGAATGCTCCATCCTTGATCCGGACGCGGTGCGGACATTCGTGTCTGGGCTGCGCGGCGCCCGGTTCGAAACCGAACCCGGCGCCGGCGCCATCATGCTTTATCAAAGGCCCGAACGCGTCGCCAATTTCATATTGGACGTCATTGGCAACGCGTCAGTCCCGGTCGAGGCAGAAACCGCCTAG
- a CDS encoding dienelactone hydrolase family protein encodes MRLLSLLAASTALSLAAHAGETVDYTVDGATYEGYLAEATRESKGLVIIIHDWGGLDGYEQTRAEMIADEGYDAFAIDLYGKGNRPDTTDARKEQVGLLYNDREMMRARILGGIAQAREASGETDVIVMGYCFGGGATLELARSGEGENIAGYATFHGSLDAPEGADYAATSAPVLIMHGGADTGIPNALAAEAADMMEKAGITYEVQIYSGAPHAWTVFGSDRYQELADTKSWDAFMDFTERYLDGDTD; translated from the coding sequence ATGCGCCTTCTCTCCCTCCTTGCCGCCTCAACCGCCCTCTCGCTCGCTGCCCATGCTGGTGAAACGGTCGATTACACCGTCGATGGCGCGACCTATGAAGGTTACCTCGCAGAGGCAACGCGGGAGTCCAAAGGCCTCGTCATCATCATCCATGACTGGGGCGGCCTCGATGGATATGAGCAGACCCGCGCGGAGATGATCGCCGATGAGGGCTATGACGCCTTTGCCATCGATCTTTATGGCAAGGGCAATCGCCCCGACACGACCGACGCCCGCAAGGAACAGGTTGGCCTGCTTTACAATGACCGTGAGATGATGCGCGCACGTATTCTCGGCGGCATCGCACAGGCCCGCGAAGCGTCCGGCGAAACAGACGTCATCGTCATGGGCTACTGCTTCGGCGGCGGGGCCACGCTGGAGCTCGCCCGCTCAGGCGAGGGTGAGAATATCGCCGGCTACGCGACCTTCCATGGCAGCCTCGATGCCCCCGAAGGCGCAGACTATGCAGCCACGTCGGCCCCCGTCCTCATCATGCATGGCGGCGCAGATACCGGCATTCCAAACGCACTGGCCGCAGAAGCGGCCGACATGATGGAAAAGGCGGGCATCACCTATGAGGTCCAGATCTATTCCGGTGCCCCGCACGCCTGGACCGTCTTCGGCTCGGACCGCTACCAGGAACTCGCCGACACCAAGAGCTGGGATGCCTTCATGGACTTCACCGAGCGCTATCTGGACGGCGATACCGATTAG
- a CDS encoding SDR family NAD(P)-dependent oxidoreductase codes for MSDAKTVIITGAGSGIGEAAARRFSADGWNVVLNGRTKEKLDGVAGDLPEERTLVIAGDVSNSNDVAHLISETVSRFGSIDCLVNNAGVAQTGEPGDLSLEDFEMMMSINVTGIFKTVTEAVPHLKASKGSIVNTSSVSGIGGDWHMFGYNTSKGAVSNMTRAMALDLGKDGVRVNAVAPSVTRTQMSAGIREDDEKLAMVKNRIPMKRAAEPEEVASVIAFLAGPDAGFVSGVILPVDGGLSASNGQPNFDG; via the coding sequence ATGAGTGATGCAAAAACGGTCATTATAACGGGTGCAGGCTCAGGTATCGGTGAGGCCGCGGCCAGACGGTTTTCAGCCGATGGCTGGAATGTTGTCCTGAACGGACGCACCAAGGAAAAGCTCGACGGTGTGGCCGGTGACCTGCCTGAGGAGCGCACGCTGGTGATTGCCGGCGACGTTTCGAATTCGAATGACGTTGCTCACCTCATCTCCGAAACCGTATCGCGGTTTGGCAGCATCGACTGCCTCGTCAACAATGCGGGCGTGGCGCAAACCGGTGAGCCGGGCGATCTCTCGCTTGAGGATTTCGAAATGATGATGTCGATCAACGTCACCGGCATCTTCAAGACCGTGACAGAAGCGGTGCCGCACCTGAAGGCGTCGAAGGGCTCTATCGTCAATACGTCTTCGGTCTCCGGCATAGGCGGGGACTGGCACATGTTCGGCTACAACACGTCCAAAGGCGCGGTCAGCAATATGACACGGGCCATGGCGCTGGACCTCGGCAAGGATGGCGTCCGGGTAAATGCGGTCGCGCCCAGCGTGACGCGCACGCAGATGTCGGCAGGCATTCGCGAGGATGATGAGAAGCTCGCCATGGTGAAGAACCGCATCCCGATGAAGCGGGCCGCCGAGCCGGAAGAAGTGGCGAGCGTGATCGCTTTCCTCGCCGGGCCGGACGCAGGTTTTGTCAGCGGCGTTATCCTGCCGGTCGATGGTGGGCTCTCGGCCTCGAACGGCCAGCCGAACTTTGATGGCTAG
- a CDS encoding DUF1801 domain-containing protein — protein sequence MPSSIAAPKHASALAQLPPQVRTAFAAVPPGVCGVWLQLRAIIQGVADEQGGKGALTESLKWGEPSYSMPGGTPIRLGWKPATPGTVKLLVHCQTSLVAEWRALYADTLQFEGTRAILLDIASPLPREAVAHCIAMALTYKRRK from the coding sequence ATGCCTTCATCAATTGCCGCGCCGAAACACGCTTCCGCGCTCGCACAGCTTCCGCCGCAAGTACGCACGGCCTTCGCGGCAGTTCCTCCGGGCGTCTGCGGCGTGTGGCTGCAGCTGCGCGCCATCATACAGGGCGTCGCAGACGAACAAGGCGGCAAAGGCGCTCTCACCGAAAGCCTGAAATGGGGTGAGCCATCCTATTCAATGCCAGGGGGCACGCCCATTCGCCTCGGCTGGAAACCGGCGACGCCCGGCACCGTCAAACTTCTGGTCCATTGCCAGACCAGCCTCGTTGCCGAGTGGCGCGCCCTCTACGCCGACACGCTTCAGTTCGAAGGCACGCGGGCTATCCTGCTCGACATCGCAAGCCCTTTGCCGCGTGAAGCGGTGGCTCACTGCATCGCCATGGCGCTGACCTATAAGCGCAGAAAATAA
- a CDS encoding aspartate/glutamate racemase family protein, producing the protein MSLVGLIGGVSPEATKIYYELLNAHARTRHGGQHSARCVFFMLDYGVMIGHYHDENWEAFKAEVVKGAEALKAAGAEAIAITSGTTHVAADAVAEATGLPVIHMLDSLSEAMMACGVASPLLLGTPWVMSGDFFAPALAQRFPGTPIIPSTEDRDMVGRLIFEELVEGVVRDASRDELTAMIARYADQGADGVILGCTELCMILSDGDGPLPVFSTTHIHAEAVNAWMTGKGRA; encoded by the coding sequence ATGTCACTTGTCGGTCTCATTGGCGGGGTCAGCCCCGAAGCCACAAAAATCTATTATGAGCTGCTGAACGCGCATGCCCGCACGCGCCATGGCGGCCAGCACTCGGCGCGCTGCGTCTTCTTCATGCTCGATTACGGCGTGATGATCGGCCACTATCATGATGAGAACTGGGAGGCCTTCAAGGCGGAGGTCGTGAAAGGTGCCGAAGCGCTCAAGGCCGCTGGCGCTGAGGCCATCGCGATTACGTCGGGCACCACCCATGTTGCCGCAGATGCCGTCGCCGAGGCGACCGGCCTTCCGGTCATCCATATGCTCGACAGCCTGTCGGAGGCCATGATGGCGTGCGGCGTTGCCAGCCCACTCCTCCTCGGCACGCCATGGGTGATGAGCGGGGATTTCTTCGCCCCTGCGCTCGCCCAGCGTTTTCCCGGCACGCCCATCATTCCGTCAACCGAAGACCGGGACATGGTTGGCCGCCTCATCTTCGAAGAACTCGTCGAAGGTGTGGTGAGGGACGCCTCCCGCGATGAACTGACGGCGATGATCGCTCGCTACGCCGATCAGGGCGCCGACGGCGTCATCCTCGGCTGCACCGAGCTCTGCATGATCCTGTCGGACGGCGATGGCCCGCTGCCGGTGTTCTCGACGACGCACATCCACGCCGAAGCCGTGAATGCGTGGATGACCGGGAAAGGCCGCGCCTAG
- a CDS encoding acyl-CoA thioester hydrolase/BAAT C-terminal domain-containing protein: protein MPFSFRPLGAAACLALPLILSSCQSAPGTPMSAAQAARAAIPDEVIGLREPGLIAHFYPATTTDAPGPAILIFGGSEGGLSEGVARDAEALRAEGFSVLQMSFYRFEGQEQNFEMVPLERFDRALDWLLARGEVDAGRIGIFGTSKGAEAALIAASRRPEIAAVVAIVPSSVSWTGINWDFDGRAPEASWSLNGEPYPALPYGAFDYETGLYSLYANGLKAVGEHEEAVIAVEESEAPMLLICGGLDALWPSCPMAEAIGARAEAMGGPEVTVLAYPEAGHGAGGLPSETLDPETADEPLDWGGTRRSNRAAQQDNWPKTVEFLKETL from the coding sequence ATGCCGTTTTCGTTCCGTCCGCTTGGCGCAGCCGCCTGTCTTGCTCTGCCCCTGATCCTGTCATCCTGCCAGTCCGCGCCCGGGACGCCGATGAGCGCCGCACAAGCCGCGCGAGCGGCCATCCCGGACGAAGTCATTGGGCTGCGCGAGCCAGGCCTCATCGCACACTTCTATCCCGCCACAACCACCGACGCGCCCGGCCCGGCCATCCTGATCTTTGGCGGGTCCGAAGGCGGACTGAGCGAGGGTGTCGCGCGCGATGCAGAAGCGCTGCGCGCGGAAGGCTTCAGCGTGCTGCAGATGTCTTTCTACCGCTTCGAGGGGCAAGAGCAGAACTTTGAAATGGTGCCGCTGGAACGGTTCGACCGCGCCCTCGACTGGCTGCTGGCGCGCGGAGAAGTGGACGCAGGACGCATCGGCATCTTCGGCACATCGAAGGGCGCGGAAGCGGCACTGATCGCGGCAAGCCGCCGGCCGGAGATCGCGGCAGTTGTGGCAATCGTCCCCTCAAGCGTCTCGTGGACCGGCATCAACTGGGACTTTGACGGCCGGGCGCCGGAAGCCTCCTGGTCACTGAATGGCGAGCCCTATCCCGCGCTGCCCTATGGCGCGTTCGACTATGAGACAGGCCTCTATTCGCTCTATGCCAATGGGCTGAAGGCTGTCGGCGAGCATGAAGAGGCGGTGATCGCCGTCGAGGAGAGCGAGGCACCGATGTTGCTCATCTGCGGCGGGTTGGATGCGCTCTGGCCGAGCTGTCCGATGGCTGAAGCCATCGGTGCGCGGGCCGAGGCGATGGGCGGGCCCGAGGTGACGGTGCTTGCCTATCCGGAGGCCGGGCACGGCGCAGGCGGCCTGCCGTCCGAGACGCTGGACCCGGAGACCGCCGACGAGCCGCTCGACTGGGGCGGCACACGCCGCTCAAACCGGGCCGCGCAGCAGGACAACTGGCCGAAGACGGTCGAGTTTCTGAAAGAGACGCTCTAG
- a CDS encoding arylamine N-acetyltransferase family protein, with translation MKAWLAWLATLLHLCAMTLDLAAYLKRIGHDGPVRADLETLNALHAAHVNAVPFENLDVHAGRPVSLSLEAAYEEIVARGKGGWCYEMNAVFGWALSEIGFEVLRLGAGVRRASMGDEALGNHLALLVRLERDYLVDVGFGSSQVSAIPLEEGVTNHAPIRMALARADDGYWRLFEGGPGASFSYDFRPEPADEALLAARHQWQITDPNSIFCKTLSAKIRRGTSYYILRGRMLETQMPGRSEQRTLATPDELSDVLSEVFGLVEPELETLWPKICARHKQLFPHESGRL, from the coding sequence GTGAAGGCGTGGCTTGCCTGGCTTGCCACGCTCCTGCATCTCTGCGCGATGACGCTTGATCTTGCTGCCTATCTCAAACGCATCGGCCATGATGGTCCGGTGCGGGCCGACCTCGAGACGCTGAACGCGCTGCACGCAGCGCATGTGAACGCGGTGCCGTTTGAGAACCTCGATGTGCATGCGGGGCGGCCAGTCTCGCTGTCGCTTGAGGCGGCCTATGAGGAGATCGTCGCCCGCGGCAAAGGCGGCTGGTGCTATGAGATGAATGCCGTGTTCGGCTGGGCGCTCTCTGAGATCGGCTTTGAGGTCTTGCGGCTCGGCGCGGGTGTGCGGCGCGCCTCCATGGGCGACGAGGCGCTGGGCAACCATCTCGCGCTTCTGGTGCGGCTGGAGCGCGACTATCTCGTCGATGTCGGGTTCGGCAGCTCACAGGTCAGCGCCATACCGCTGGAGGAAGGCGTGACGAACCATGCACCGATCCGCATGGCTTTGGCGCGCGCCGATGATGGCTATTGGCGCCTCTTCGAGGGCGGGCCGGGCGCAAGCTTCAGCTATGACTTCAGGCCCGAACCGGCCGATGAGGCGCTGCTGGCCGCGCGTCATCAATGGCAGATCACCGACCCGAACAGCATCTTCTGCAAGACGCTGAGCGCCAAGATCCGGCGCGGGACGAGCTATTACATCCTGCGCGGGCGCATGCTGGAAACGCAGATGCCGGGGCGGAGTGAGCAGCGCACTCTGGCCACGCCGGACGAGCTCTCAGACGTCCTCAGCGAGGTCTTTGGCCTTGTGGAGCCAGAGCTTGAGACGCTCTGGCCGAAAATCTGCGCGCGTCACAAGCAGCTCTTCCCGCATGAGAGCGGCAGGCTTTAG
- the thiC gene encoding phosphomethylpyrimidine synthase ThiC translates to MNKPTNQSAFQTPTVTTGALPASRKVYTHPVADPSLSVPRRMIDLHPSANEEPVPVYDTSGPYSDPSVTIDVEAGLARPRTDWVLERGGVEEYTGRDVRPEDNGGVSGKHLAREFPTRHKPLKAMDFDPTGTLSPDPAQTSADREANRKPVTQYEFARAGIITKEMIYVAERENLGRQQALENADAQIAQGESFGAEIPSFVTPEFVRDEIAKGRAIIPANINHPELEPQIIGRNFLVKINANIGNSAVTSSVEEEVDKMVWATRWGADNVMDLSTGRNIHNTREWIIRNSPVPIGTVPIYQALEKVNGVAEDLTWEVYRDTLIEQAEQGVDYFTIHAGVRLAYIHLTAKRVTGIVSRGGSIMAKWMLAHHTESFLYTHFDEICDIMRAYDVSFSLGDGLRPGSIADANDAAQFAELETLGELTKIAHAKGCQVMIEGPGHVPMHKIKINMDKQLRECGEAPFYTLGPLTTDIAPGYDHITSGIGAAMIGWYGTAMLCYVTPKEHLGLPDRDDVKVGVITYKLAAHAADLAKGHPAAQVRDDALSRARFEFRWEDQFNLSLDPETARQYHDQTLPKEAHKVAHFCSMCGPKFCSMKITAEVREYASGMTDNEKADLERQAKEAEAGMARKSAEYEAMGRKLYVERE, encoded by the coding sequence ATGAACAAGCCCACCAACCAGTCCGCCTTCCAGACCCCGACCGTCACCACCGGTGCGCTGCCTGCCAGCCGCAAGGTTTACACCCACCCGGTGGCCGACCCGTCGCTTAGCGTCCCGCGCCGGATGATCGACCTCCACCCGTCCGCCAATGAAGAGCCAGTGCCGGTCTACGACACGTCGGGCCCATACTCCGACCCGTCGGTCACCATAGACGTCGAGGCAGGCCTTGCCCGCCCGCGCACCGACTGGGTGCTCGAACGCGGCGGCGTCGAGGAATATACTGGCCGCGATGTGCGCCCTGAGGACAATGGCGGCGTCAGCGGCAAGCATCTCGCCCGTGAGTTCCCGACCCGCCATAAGCCGCTCAAGGCGATGGACTTCGACCCGACCGGCACGCTCTCGCCCGATCCGGCGCAGACCAGTGCCGACCGCGAGGCCAACCGCAAGCCCGTTACCCAGTATGAGTTCGCCCGCGCCGGCATCATCACCAAGGAGATGATCTACGTCGCAGAGCGCGAGAATCTCGGCCGCCAGCAAGCGCTCGAAAACGCCGACGCGCAGATCGCGCAGGGCGAGAGCTTCGGCGCCGAAATCCCGTCCTTCGTCACGCCGGAATTTGTCCGCGACGAGATCGCAAAGGGCCGCGCCATCATCCCGGCCAACATCAACCATCCAGAGCTTGAGCCGCAGATCATCGGCCGCAACTTCCTGGTCAAGATCAACGCCAATATCGGCAACTCCGCCGTCACCTCATCTGTCGAGGAAGAAGTCGACAAGATGGTCTGGGCGACCCGCTGGGGCGCCGACAATGTCATGGATCTGTCGACCGGCCGCAACATCCACAACACCCGCGAATGGATCATCCGCAACAGCCCCGTCCCCATCGGCACCGTGCCGATCTATCAGGCGCTGGAAAAGGTCAACGGCGTCGCCGAGGACCTCACATGGGAGGTCTACCGCGACACCCTCATCGAGCAGGCAGAGCAGGGGGTGGACTATTTCACCATCCATGCGGGCGTGCGCCTCGCCTATATCCACCTCACCGCAAAGCGTGTCACCGGCATCGTCTCGCGCGGCGGCTCGATCATGGCGAAATGGATGCTCGCCCACCACACAGAGAGCTTCCTCTACACCCATTTCGATGAGATCTGCGACATCATGCGCGCCTATGATGTCTCCTTCAGCCTCGGCGATGGCCTGCGCCCAGGTTCCATCGCGGACGCCAATGATGCGGCCCAGTTCGCTGAGCTGGAAACCCTCGGCGAGCTCACGAAAATTGCCCATGCAAAAGGCTGCCAAGTGATGATCGAAGGGCCGGGCCACGTCCCGATGCACAAGATCAAGATCAATATGGACAAGCAGCTGCGCGAATGCGGCGAGGCGCCGTTCTACACGCTCGGCCCCCTCACCACAGACATCGCGCCCGGCTATGACCACATCACCTCCGGCATCGGCGCGGCGATGATCGGCTGGTACGGCACGGCCATGCTCTGCTACGTCACCCCGAAAGAACACCTCGGCCTGCCAGACCGCGACGACGTCAAAGTCGGCGTCATCACCTACAAGCTCGCCGCCCACGCCGCAGATCTCGCCAAGGGCCACCCCGCCGCGCAGGTCCGCGACGACGCCCTAAGCCGCGCCCGGTTTGAGTTCCGCTGGGAAGACCAGTTCAACCTCTCCCTGGACCCCGAAACCGCCCGCCAGTACCACGACCAGACCCTCCCCAAAGAAGCCCACAAGGTCGCCCACTTCTGCTCCATGTGCGGCCCGAAATTCTGCTCCATGAAGATCACCGCCGAAGTGCGGGAATACGCTTCGGGCATGACGGATAATGAGAAAGCAGACCTCGAACGCCAGGCGAAAGAGGCCGAAGCTGGCATGGCGCGGAAGTCTGCAGAGTACGAAGCGATGGGGCGGAAGCTTTATGTGGAGCGGGAGTAG
- a CDS encoding DUF6932 family protein: MPIPHFNHEGVLPPYVGPSPGGDPSSMSPYKVSAMEVVHHFASTPNRIEILKGWIRHRQELRALGFDRGFQWLDGSFLEDKEPDDLDIAGFLYVKDRYDEAGFLRLMRDNPNVLSRAEIRAAFRLDFLPVDLAGTPESIIDLSRYFLGLFSHRRGDIIWKGMLQVSLSAADNDDAALNFLNQIG; the protein is encoded by the coding sequence ATGCCGATTCCACACTTTAATCATGAGGGGGTGCTGCCTCCATATGTTGGACCGTCACCCGGCGGCGATCCCTCGTCGATGAGCCCCTACAAGGTCTCCGCAATGGAGGTTGTGCATCACTTCGCGTCGACGCCCAATAGAATAGAAATTTTAAAAGGTTGGATACGGCATCGACAAGAGCTCCGTGCGCTAGGTTTCGATAGGGGGTTCCAATGGCTTGATGGTTCCTTCTTAGAGGATAAGGAACCAGATGACTTGGATATTGCAGGATTTTTGTACGTCAAAGACAGGTACGATGAAGCCGGCTTCCTGCGGTTGATGCGTGACAATCCGAACGTGCTCTCTAGAGCGGAAATTAGAGCGGCATTCCGATTAGATTTTCTGCCGGTAGACTTGGCGGGAACGCCGGAGAGTATAATTGATTTATCACGATACTTTCTTGGTTTGTTCTCTCATCGGAGGGGTGATATTATTTGGAAAGGAATGTTGCAGGTGTCATTGAGTGCGGCTGACAACGATGACGCTGCACTAAACTTTCTTAACCAGATTGGCTGA
- a CDS encoding SlyX family protein, giving the protein MTDSAPDDSTRLDELEIRIAHQDQTIEDLNAAITAQWKLIERLEARVTRLGERVADSEQAAGQADPVNRPPPHY; this is encoded by the coding sequence ATGACCGACAGCGCACCAGACGACTCCACCCGCCTCGATGAGCTTGAAATCCGTATCGCCCATCAGGACCAGACGATTGAGGACCTGAACGCCGCCATCACGGCGCAATGGAAGCTGATCGAGCGGCTGGAGGCCCGTGTCACGCGACTCGGCGAACGGGTGGCCGACAGCGAACAGGCCGCCGGGCAAGCGGACCCCGTGAACAGGCCCCCGCCGCATTATTGA
- a CDS encoding phage tail protein, giving the protein MLKISTTAAALAATAMTAAPAAYAGPDEYLGEIVTMASTYCPRGTLEADGRILAISENSALFSLLGTTYGGDGRSTFALPDLRGRTMIGAGDGPGLTPRRQGARGGAEALKTESKLAGEGAGLRNEVPEGASTMPPYLAVKHCVVAQGIFPSRN; this is encoded by the coding sequence ATGCTGAAAATATCGACAACCGCCGCCGCACTCGCCGCAACTGCGATGACCGCTGCGCCCGCCGCTTATGCCGGGCCGGATGAGTATCTCGGCGAGATCGTCACAATGGCGTCGACATACTGTCCGCGCGGCACGCTGGAGGCGGATGGCCGCATCCTTGCCATCAGTGAGAACAGCGCGCTCTTTTCGCTGCTCGGCACGACCTATGGCGGCGATGGCCGTTCCACATTCGCCCTGCCGGACCTTCGCGGCCGGACCATGATCGGGGCAGGCGACGGGCCGGGCCTCACACCCCGCAGGCAGGGCGCGCGCGGCGGGGCAGAGGCGCTCAAGACTGAAAGCAAACTCGCCGGAGAGGGCGCGGGCCTGCGCAACGAAGTGCCGGAAGGCGCCAGCACCATGCCGCCCTACCTCGCTGTGAAACACTGTGTTGTGGCACAAGGGATTTTCCCCTCGCGCAACTAG